One Candidatus Niyogibacteria bacterium genomic region harbors:
- a CDS encoding TrbC/VirB2 family protein, which translates to MQKLIHKILKGILLKLGVFSIIIEVALTKSVFAQTLENPLGETKTFGEVIENLARAVAYVGVPMAGIFIIYSGFLFVTARGSEDQLKKAKTTFYWTIIGTILIVGAWAIASALNEFATGLQG; encoded by the coding sequence ATGCAAAAACTTATTCACAAAATATTAAAAGGCATTTTGCTCAAATTGGGCGTTTTTTCTATAATAATAGAGGTGGCTTTGACAAAATCGGTTTTTGCCCAAACCCTTGAAAATCCGTTGGGCGAGACAAAAACTTTCGGCGAAGTCATTGAAAACTTGGCTCGGGCCGTCGCCTATGTTGGGGTGCCGATGGCCGGCATTTTCATAATCTATTCCGGATTTTTGTTCGTGACCGCTCGCGGTTCGGAAGACCAGCTGAAAAAAGCCAAAACAACTTTTTATTGGACAATCATCGGAACTATCCTGATTGTGGGCGCCTGGGCAATTGCTTCTGCTCTTAATGAATTCGCGACAGGTTTACAAGGATAA
- a CDS encoding extracellular solute-binding protein, with protein sequence MNTLQIIIIIFSIIIAVAALLIFSGILPGFGPNAPGQTGEISFWGTLPSENLSPVLNDFSQRFKNIKVDYREIDPKIYIEELISALASGLGPDVFLLPQDQIIKQKDLVFALDSTTYPLRVFRDNFADLANLYARPEGIVGLPFYIDPLVLYWNRDLFRNAGLVLPPRFWDEFSESAKNLTIRDGQKITQSGAAMGEFSNISQAKDILALLILQTGNKITNPETLRSVFAERAAEALSPAETALLFFVSFSDPIKETYSWNKAQGEAIEAFGGGRLAMYIGYASEIEQILALNPHLDFDASEVPQIRGGKLSASYGRSSALAISRQSANKTTAFTFIYELTGLNAQNLLAKNSFLAPALRSALAEKQENPILDVFYKSAVKSLGWLDPDPVQTKNIWREMTSSVVSGIKRINQAVTEAQRKFETLMPR encoded by the coding sequence ATGAATACTTTGCAAATCATCATAATCATTTTCTCAATCATCATCGCGGTGGCGGCTTTGCTGATTTTTTCCGGCATCTTACCGGGTTTCGGACCAAACGCCCCGGGGCAAACCGGAGAAATTTCTTTTTGGGGAACACTGCCTTCCGAAAATTTGTCGCCGGTTTTGAATGATTTCAGCCAGCGTTTCAAAAATATAAAAGTGGATTATCGCGAAATAGACCCCAAAATTTATATTGAAGAACTGATAAGCGCTTTGGCTTCTGGTCTTGGTCCGGATGTTTTTCTCCTGCCTCAAGACCAGATAATAAAACAAAAAGATTTGGTGTTCGCGCTTGATTCAACAACTTATCCTTTGCGCGTTTTTCGCGACAACTTCGCGGACCTTGCCAATCTTTACGCGCGCCCGGAAGGCATTGTCGGCTTGCCTTTCTACATAGACCCCCTGGTCCTCTATTGGAATCGCGACCTTTTTAGAAACGCGGGACTGGTGCTTCCGCCGCGGTTCTGGGATGAATTTTCAGAATCAGCCAAAAATTTGACAATTCGCGACGGACAGAAAATAACGCAGTCAGGCGCGGCTATGGGCGAATTTTCAAACATTTCGCAGGCAAAAGACATTCTGGCGTTATTGATACTGCAGACGGGCAATAAAATAACAAATCCCGAAACTCTTCGCTCTGTTTTTGCCGAACGCGCCGCAGAAGCCTTGAGTCCGGCCGAAACCGCTCTTTTATTTTTTGTGAGTTTTTCGGACCCGATTAAAGAAACTTATAGCTGGAACAAGGCTCAGGGCGAAGCAATTGAAGCCTTCGGAGGAGGGCGGCTGGCTATGTATATCGGATACGCTTCCGAAATTGAACAAATCCTGGCTTTAAATCCGCACCTTGATTTTGACGCAAGCGAAGTTCCGCAGATAAGGGGCGGAAAACTAAGCGCCTCATACGGCCGAAGCTCGGCTTTGGCCATAAGCCGACAAAGCGCAAACAAAACAACGGCTTTTACTTTTATTTATGAATTAACCGGTCTTAATGCCCAAAATTTGCTGGCTAAAAATTCATTTTTAGCGCCCGCGTTAAGAAGCGCTCTGGCCGAAAAACAGGAAAATCCGATACTTGATGTTTTTTATAAATCGGCCGTAAAATCGCTCGGCTGGCTGGATCCGGACCCGGTCCAAACTAAAAATATATGGCGGGAAATGACTTCGTCTGTCGTTTCGGGCATCAAAAGAATAAATCAAGCGGTAACGGAAGCCCAAAGAAAATTTGAAACTTTAATGCCCAGATAA
- a CDS encoding class I SAM-dependent methyltransferase has protein sequence MFVNPEQTIKSMGIKYGMQVADFGSGTGFYTVPLARAVGPSGKVYALDAQPEMLELTRSKARESRLLNIAAMRVDLESPRGSKLAENTMDFVLISNILFQAEDKPALLKEAFRILKNGGEVAVIEWSSFGSAAGPRTEKIVPREAAEKLLDDSGFKRIKEFNAGDNHYGLLYGKP, from the coding sequence ATGTTTGTAAATCCGGAACAAACAATAAAATCAATGGGAATAAAATACGGCATGCAGGTGGCCGATTTCGGAAGTGGAACCGGTTTTTATACCGTCCCCCTGGCCCGGGCAGTCGGGCCTTCAGGAAAAGTTTACGCTTTGGATGCGCAGCCGGAAATGCTGGAGCTTACGCGCTCAAAGGCCCGCGAATCGCGTCTGCTGAATATAGCGGCAATGCGGGTTGACCTTGAGAGTCCCAGGGGGTCCAAACTTGCCGAAAACACGATGGATTTTGTACTCATATCCAATATCCTTTTTCAAGCCGAAGACAAGCCGGCACTTTTAAAAGAAGCTTTCCGAATTTTAAAAAATGGGGGCGAGGTCGCGGTGATTGAATGGAGTTCATTCGGCAGCGCAGCAGGGCCCCGGACAGAAAAAATAGTACCGCGGGAAGCCGCGGAAAAACTCCTGGATGATTCCGGTTTCAAACGAATTAAAGAATTTAACGCGGGAGACAATCATTACGGTTTGCTGTACGGCAAACCATAA
- a CDS encoding triose-phosphate isomerase has translation MKKYNTKKIIIANWKMNPQNSEQAASLFKKIVLGVKKSRKSKVVVAPPFVFLPALQKIGGLDLAAQDVFWKDEGAYTGEISPKMLKNVGVSYVIVGHSERREFLGETDEMINRKVKAALSAGLKTVLNFVKDELRSDLEGVSQRFAKNLIIAYEPLWAIGTGNAAEPDDIFEMATYIRRNIFDILGKKAAYETPILYGGSVDRKNAEAFLRARGVGGLLVGGASLLSKEFIDIVKSINV, from the coding sequence ATGAAAAAATATAACACAAAAAAAATAATAATTGCCAATTGGAAAATGAATCCGCAGAATTCAGAACAAGCCGCCAGTTTATTTAAGAAAATTGTTTTGGGAGTAAAAAAAAGTCGAAAGTCAAAAGTGGTTGTAGCGCCTCCTTTTGTTTTTCTGCCCGCCCTTCAAAAGATAGGCGGCCTGGATTTGGCGGCGCAGGATGTTTTTTGGAAAGATGAGGGAGCTTATACCGGCGAAATCTCTCCCAAAATGCTTAAAAATGTCGGAGTGAGTTATGTTATAGTCGGACATTCCGAAAGACGCGAGTTTTTGGGCGAAACCGACGAGATGATAAACAGAAAGGTGAAGGCGGCGCTTTCGGCCGGATTAAAAACTGTTCTGAATTTCGTAAAAGATGAATTGCGCTCGGACCTTGAGGGCGTTTCCCAACGCTTTGCCAAGAATTTAATTATCGCTTACGAACCGCTTTGGGCCATCGGCACGGGAAACGCGGCCGAACCGGACGATATTTTTGAAATGGCAACTTACATCCGCAGAAATATTTTTGATATTTTAGGCAAAAAAGCGGCTTATGAGACGCCGATTTTATACGGCGGTTCTGTTGACCGCAAAAATGCCGAAGCATTTTTGCGCGCGAGAGGTGTGGGCGGTCTTTTGGTCGGCGGAGCCAGCCTTTTGTCTAAAGAGTTTATAGACATCGTGAAATCAATCAATGTTTAA
- the gyrA gene encoding DNA gyrase subunit A, with product MPEHNQNKIEPRDIVREMRESYLDYAMSVIVSRALPDVRDGLKPVHRRILYTMHEMGLTSGAKFRKSAAITGDVMGKYHPHGDAAIYDTLVRMAQPWAMRYPLINGQGNFGNIDGDSAAAMRYTEARMSSISSEMLKDIEKETVDFQPTYDGTRQEPKLLPSAIPQLLLNGSLGIAVGMATNIPPHNLNEVVSATRHLIDHPKATTEDLVKFVQGPDFPTGGLIFNKDEIHQAYATGRGGVINRGEAEIVEKKQGQFQIIVSSIPYQVNKSELIIKIAELVREKKIEGIRDVRDESDKEGLRVVIDLKQDAFAQKILNNLYKHTDLERTYHFNMLALVDGIQPQILSLKGFLEKFIEHRQIIVERRTRFELKKTEDRVHILEGLSRALDHIDAIIKTIKSSADRETAKKNLVKKFSFSERQADAILEMRLSALANLERQKITDELKEKQKLIRDLKALLKNPALILEVIKKELEDIKNKYGDERKTKVILSAAKSFKAEDLIPESEQVMVLTKGGYVKRVNPEEYRLQKRGGKGLIGAEIKEEDVVSVFLSANTHDDLLFFSSLGKVYQTKMYDVPEGKRTSKGKSVLNILPLTQTEEITSVLALPKTKKGEKIFLVMITALGIIKKVEPHNFEGVRRSGIIAIRLQKGDSLRWVRLAGTKDHVILATKLGKAIRFKESDARPMGRNAAGVKAMRIGKKDELIGADVISAQEKNAHLLVMSSEGFGKRTNVKNYRLQKRGGSGVKTAKITSKTGPLMSAKVIYPELEELIAISQKGQVIKTELKSIPELGRDTQGVRIMRLDNKDAIASLTCL from the coding sequence ATGCCGGAACACAATCAAAATAAAATTGAGCCCAGAGACATCGTGCGTGAAATGCGCGAGTCGTACTTAGATTACGCGATGTCGGTTATTGTTTCGCGCGCCTTGCCCGACGTTCGCGACGGGCTCAAACCCGTTCATCGCCGGATTTTATACACCATGCACGAGATGGGGCTCACTTCCGGCGCCAAATTCAGAAAGTCGGCGGCCATAACCGGAGATGTCATGGGTAAATATCATCCGCACGGTGATGCGGCAATTTACGACACGCTGGTGCGCATGGCTCAACCGTGGGCAATGCGCTATCCCCTGATTAACGGTCAAGGTAATTTCGGGAACATTGATGGCGATTCTGCCGCGGCAATGAGGTATACCGAAGCCAGAATGAGCTCAATCTCGTCTGAAATGCTTAAAGATATTGAAAAAGAAACTGTTGATTTTCAGCCAACTTATGACGGTACAAGGCAAGAGCCAAAACTTCTCCCCTCGGCTATTCCGCAATTATTACTGAATGGCTCTTTGGGCATCGCGGTCGGAATGGCCACCAATATCCCGCCGCACAATTTAAACGAAGTCGTAAGCGCTACTCGACATCTGATAGACCACCCCAAAGCCACAACCGAGGATTTGGTGAAATTCGTGCAAGGCCCAGATTTTCCGACCGGCGGCCTTATTTTTAATAAAGACGAAATCCATCAGGCCTACGCCACGGGACGCGGCGGTGTTATCAACCGAGGCGAAGCTGAAATTGTTGAAAAAAAGCAGGGACAGTTTCAAATTATAGTCAGTTCTATCCCTTATCAAGTAAATAAATCCGAACTGATAATAAAGATCGCGGAACTTGTGCGCGAGAAAAAGATAGAAGGCATCCGCGACGTCAGAGACGAATCGGACAAAGAAGGTCTGCGCGTGGTTATTGACCTTAAACAAGACGCTTTCGCCCAAAAAATTCTGAACAACCTATACAAACACACCGATCTTGAACGAACATATCACTTTAACATGCTGGCGCTGGTGGACGGCATTCAGCCGCAGATATTATCGCTTAAAGGATTTCTTGAAAAATTCATAGAGCATAGGCAAATTATTGTTGAAAGACGAACGCGCTTTGAACTTAAAAAAACAGAAGACCGCGTCCACATATTAGAGGGCCTGTCGCGCGCCCTTGACCATATAGACGCGATAATTAAAACCATAAAATCTTCAGCTGATCGTGAAACGGCAAAAAAGAACCTTGTTAAAAAATTCTCTTTTTCGGAGCGGCAGGCCGACGCCATACTGGAAATGCGCCTCTCGGCGCTTGCTAATCTTGAGCGCCAAAAAATCACGGACGAATTAAAAGAAAAACAGAAACTCATCCGCGATCTTAAAGCTTTGCTGAAAAACCCGGCGCTTATTCTTGAGGTAATCAAAAAAGAGCTTGAGGACATAAAAAATAAATACGGCGACGAACGCAAAACCAAAGTCATTTTAAGCGCGGCCAAATCGTTCAAAGCCGAAGACCTGATACCTGAATCCGAACAGGTAATGGTTCTGACTAAGGGCGGCTATGTCAAAAGGGTCAATCCCGAAGAATATCGCCTGCAAAAACGGGGCGGCAAAGGCTTAATAGGCGCGGAGATTAAAGAAGAGGATGTGGTCAGCGTTTTTCTTTCGGCCAACACGCACGACGACCTTCTATTTTTCTCGTCTTTGGGCAAAGTATATCAAACAAAAATGTATGATGTTCCCGAAGGAAAGCGAACGTCAAAAGGCAAATCCGTGCTGAACATCCTGCCGCTTACGCAAACCGAGGAAATCACATCGGTCTTGGCGCTTCCCAAAACCAAAAAAGGAGAAAAAATATTTTTGGTTATGATTACGGCGCTTGGTATAATAAAAAAGGTGGAGCCGCATAATTTTGAGGGGGTCAGGCGTTCCGGCATAATAGCCATTCGCCTTCAAAAAGGAGATTCGCTGAGATGGGTAAGGCTGGCCGGAACCAAAGACCACGTTATTCTTGCCACCAAACTCGGCAAAGCCATTAGATTTAAAGAATCGGACGCAAGGCCGATGGGCAGGAATGCCGCGGGCGTGAAAGCCATGAGAATCGGCAAAAAAGACGAATTGATAGGAGCTGACGTCATATCGGCTCAGGAAAAAAACGCTCACCTCTTAGTAATGAGCTCCGAGGGATTCGGCAAAAGGACAAATGTGAAAAATTACAGACTGCAGAAACGCGGGGGCTCCGGCGTAAAAACCGCGAAAATAACTTCAAAGACCGGACCATTAATGTCGGCTAAGGTTATTTATCCCGAACTGGAAGAATTAATCGCCATTTCCCAAAAAGGCCAGGTCATCAAAACCGAGCTTAAGAGCATCCCCGAACTTGGCCGCGATACCCAGGGAGTGCGAATAATGAGACTGGATAATAAAGACGCCATCGCTTCGCTCACATGTTTGTAA
- the recJ gene encoding single-stranded-DNA-specific exonuclease RecJ — MQKRWDKKVKYPKDWAEDLKEYGDLTLQLAYNRGLETKEDIEKFLNPDYGSLGNPLDIKGMDKATNRIIEAVSKKEKIIIYGDYDADGVCSSAILADFFRAAGLENAEIFIPDLFKYGHGLNDDAVKYIFEKRASLVITIDNGISENKEIKKLEEGGVNVVVLDHHIVPDDLPPAYVIVDLCQKGEKYPFHDFCASGLAFKTVSAILQKNRFGLVEGWEKWLLDLAALGTIADMVPLLGENRVLVYWGLEVLKKTRRVGLKILAEKAGVDLSGINSEDVSFYLAPRINVAGRLDHATLAGDLILTNSYEEAEWLVRRLEELTVERKAATERIAKEVEEMFLRGDCAEIIVAGNNDWQTGVLGAAASRISKNLSSTVILWGKGDAVSIKGSARSAGDVNVRDLLIEAGIEMYLDFGGHPMAAGFTLKKEYARDFNNKIKKAFASMPKDKNAYADLILESELAMSDVSAETSAIISKFEPFGQENPRPNFLFKNLDIFSARTFGNGGTHLEISFKNSKNEIINAIGFFSARSLPEIKAGDKIDLAGSLDLSKYKGREELRLKIEDFKII, encoded by the coding sequence ATGCAAAAAAGGTGGGACAAAAAGGTAAAATATCCTAAAGATTGGGCGGAAGATTTAAAAGAGTACGGCGATTTAACTTTACAGCTGGCTTATAATCGCGGCCTTGAAACAAAAGAAGATATTGAAAAATTTTTGAATCCCGATTATGGCAGTCTCGGAAATCCGCTTGACATAAAAGGAATGGATAAAGCAACGAACAGGATTATTGAAGCCGTATCAAAAAAAGAAAAAATAATAATTTACGGGGATTATGACGCCGATGGCGTATGTTCATCCGCGATTTTAGCGGATTTTTTCAGAGCGGCAGGGCTCGAAAATGCAGAGATTTTTATACCCGACCTTTTTAAGTACGGGCACGGCTTAAATGATGATGCCGTTAAATATATTTTTGAAAAAAGGGCAAGTTTAGTTATAACCATTGATAACGGCATTTCCGAAAATAAAGAAATAAAAAAACTTGAAGAAGGCGGGGTGAATGTAGTTGTGCTTGACCATCATATTGTTCCGGATGACTTACCCCCGGCCTACGTGATCGTCGACTTGTGTCAAAAAGGGGAAAAGTATCCGTTCCATGATTTTTGCGCGTCCGGCCTTGCTTTTAAAACGGTTTCGGCTATTTTGCAAAAAAATAGATTCGGGCTTGTTGAGGGCTGGGAAAAATGGCTTCTGGACCTGGCGGCCCTGGGCACAATTGCCGATATGGTGCCGCTTCTGGGAGAGAACAGGGTTTTGGTTTACTGGGGCCTTGAAGTTTTGAAAAAGACAAGAAGAGTGGGTCTTAAAATTTTGGCGGAAAAAGCGGGGGTTGATCTATCGGGCATCAATTCAGAAGACGTGTCTTTTTATTTAGCGCCGCGCATCAATGTCGCTGGTCGGCTGGATCATGCCACCTTGGCCGGGGATCTTATTTTGACCAACTCTTATGAAGAGGCCGAGTGGCTTGTGAGACGCCTTGAAGAACTTACCGTGGAAAGAAAAGCAGCCACCGAGCGTATAGCCAAAGAAGTTGAGGAGATGTTTTTACGCGGCGACTGCGCAGAAATAATCGTTGCGGGAAATAATGACTGGCAGACGGGTGTTTTGGGAGCGGCCGCGAGCAGAATATCAAAAAACCTTTCTAGTACCGTCATTTTATGGGGCAAGGGCGACGCAGTCTCCATCAAAGGCTCTGCGCGTTCGGCTGGCGACGTAAATGTCAGAGATCTTTTGATCGAAGCGGGCATTGAGATGTACCTTGATTTTGGCGGGCACCCTATGGCCGCCGGCTTTACTTTAAAAAAAGAATACGCCCGCGATTTTAATAATAAAATTAAAAAAGCGTTTGCGAGTATGCCCAAAGATAAAAATGCGTATGCGGATTTGATTCTGGAGAGTGAGCTTGCGATGAGTGATGTCAGCGCGGAAACTTCCGCTATTATTTCAAAGTTTGAACCCTTTGGGCAGGAAAATCCAAGGCCGAATTTTTTATTCAAAAATCTTGATATTTTTAGCGCAAGGACTTTCGGCAACGGCGGGACGCATCTCGAAATCTCTTTCAAGAATTCCAAGAACGAAATCATAAACGCCATCGGTTTTTTTTCTGCACGCTCTCTTCCGGAAATAAAGGCGGGTGACAAAATTGACCTTGCCGGGTCTCTGGATTTATCAAAATATAAAGGCCGCGAGGAATTGCGTTTAAAGATAGAGGATTTTAAAATTATTTAA
- a CDS encoding ribonuclease HI family protein → MRKNELKITINADGGSRGNPGPSALGVVIRGGGKDKKYSEFLGTRTNNEAEYEAVIFAMKKAKQIFGKEKIKNSEVEIYLDSELVYNQLNARYKIEEERLFPLFIKIWNLKQDFEEISFFAVPREKNREADRLVNIELDKKEQGKIF, encoded by the coding sequence ATGCGAAAAAACGAATTAAAAATTACCATAAACGCTGACGGAGGATCCAGGGGCAATCCGGGGCCCTCCGCTTTGGGTGTCGTTATCCGCGGAGGAGGCAAGGACAAAAAATATAGCGAATTTTTAGGGACGCGAACGAATAACGAAGCCGAATACGAGGCGGTTATTTTCGCTATGAAAAAAGCTAAACAGATTTTTGGCAAGGAAAAGATTAAAAACTCTGAAGTTGAGATATATCTGGATTCTGAATTGGTGTACAACCAGCTAAACGCCAGATATAAAATTGAAGAAGAGCGTCTTTTTCCGCTTTTTATTAAAATTTGGAATTTAAAGCAGGATTTTGAAGAAATTTCTTTTTTCGCGGTGCCTCGCGAAAAAAACCGCGAAGCCGACCGATTGGTAAATATTGAACTAGACAAAAAAGAACAAGGAAAAATATTTTAA
- a CDS encoding phosphoglycerate kinase: MFNLKSIPGNLSGKKVLLRVDFNMPSKREVGDDLRWANTLPTIKFLIRKKARIILISHLEKGGVHPSMKTVFDKIKRKIRNARFSSGLVGHKTSKEVNSLKPGQILMLENLRWNAGEKKNSPVFAKNLASLADIYINEAFSVSHRRHASIVGLPKYLPSYAGPLFKEEIKNLSLAFNPSNPFMLVVGGNKLATKIPLIKKFFKKADYIIVGGSLARSFIDSKGRGLKTSKILLPRDVTVRRKNRKIVIDTLQLKKEDIIYDLGPKSMKEIAELASKSRFILWNGPLGFVEGGYVSGTLSLIKALRMTKAKVIAGGGDTAAFLQSRRLGKGFHFISTAGGAMLDFLVRGTLPGIEALKK; encoded by the coding sequence ATGTTTAATTTAAAATCGATCCCGGGAAATTTATCCGGCAAAAAAGTTCTTTTGAGGGTTGACTTTAATATGCCGTCCAAAAGGGAAGTTGGCGATGACCTTCGTTGGGCGAACACTCTGCCGACAATAAAATTTTTAATCCGCAAAAAAGCCAGGATTATATTAATAAGCCATCTGGAAAAGGGGGGCGTGCACCCGAGCATGAAAACGGTTTTTGATAAGATAAAAAGGAAAATTAGAAATGCGCGTTTTTCTAGTGGGCTTGTTGGCCACAAAACATCAAAAGAGGTTAATAGTTTAAAGCCGGGACAGATTTTAATGCTTGAAAATCTGCGTTGGAATGCCGGAGAGAAAAAAAACAGCCCGGTTTTTGCCAAGAATCTGGCCTCGCTCGCGGATATCTACATAAACGAAGCTTTCTCTGTTTCACATCGCAGGCACGCTTCAATTGTCGGTTTGCCTAAATATCTGCCGTCATATGCCGGCCCGCTTTTTAAAGAGGAAATTAAAAATCTTTCGCTGGCGTTTAATCCGTCTAATCCCTTTATGCTTGTAGTCGGTGGAAACAAGCTTGCGACCAAAATTCCTTTGATCAAAAAATTTTTTAAAAAAGCGGATTATATAATAGTCGGCGGCTCGCTTGCGCGCTCTTTTATTGACAGCAAAGGAAGGGGATTAAAAACATCAAAAATCTTATTGCCGCGCGATGTGACAGTAAGGCGCAAAAACAGAAAAATCGTCATCGATACCTTACAACTTAAAAAAGAAGATATTATTTATGACCTTGGGCCGAAAAGTATGAAAGAAATAGCCGAGCTAGCTTCAAAAAGCCGTTTTATTTTATGGAACGGCCCTCTCGGTTTTGTTGAGGGGGGGTATGTTTCGGGAACGTTGAGTTTAATCAAGGCCTTGCGCATGACAAAAGCAAAAGTAATCGCCGGAGGAGGAGACACCGCCGCTTTTTTGCAGTCCCGACGTTTGGGCAAAGGTTTTCACTTTATATCCACGGCTGGCGGAGCTATGCTCGATTTTTTGGTGAGAGGAACTTTGCCGGGGATTGAAGCGTTGAAGAAATAG
- a CDS encoding S1 RNA-binding domain-containing protein — translation MEYLFKAVSFPVLKVGDFIDGMVIARKKSALYVDLGSVGTGIVYGRELMAARDMVSNIRMGDRITAKVVEPENEDGYVELSLKEAGREIVWREARDLAEKKIPLELVIKEANKGGLVMEWEGIQGFLPASQLRSIHYPRVEGGDKEKILGELQKMIGQSLTVTIITADQEEDKLIFSEKETQTEELKEVLSKYKVGDIVDGEITGVVDFGIFLKIEEGLEGLAHISELSWSLVEDPRTLFNIGDKIKAKIIAIENGKISLSIKALEPDPWVRAKEKYKKGDIVQGVVIRLNRYGALVAVEEGLAGLVHISEFGTENTMREKIELGKTYPFQITLFEPDERKMTLVYLGDVEKEVKSA, via the coding sequence ATGGAATATCTTTTTAAGGCGGTTAGTTTCCCTGTGCTTAAGGTTGGGGATTTTATAGATGGAATGGTGATTGCCCGCAAAAAATCGGCTCTGTACGTGGATTTGGGTTCGGTCGGCACCGGCATCGTGTATGGCCGCGAATTGATGGCCGCGCGCGACATGGTTTCAAACATCAGAATGGGCGATCGCATAACCGCGAAAGTGGTTGAACCGGAAAATGAAGACGGATACGTTGAACTTTCGCTGAAAGAAGCCGGCCGTGAGATAGTCTGGCGCGAAGCCAGGGATTTGGCTGAAAAAAAGATACCTTTGGAATTGGTAATAAAAGAAGCCAATAAAGGCGGGCTAGTTATGGAATGGGAAGGGATTCAGGGTTTTTTGCCGGCCTCGCAATTAAGGTCAATCCATTATCCGAGAGTTGAGGGAGGCGATAAAGAAAAAATTTTAGGCGAGCTCCAAAAAATGATCGGCCAAAGTTTGACGGTAACAATAATTACCGCGGACCAAGAAGAAGACAAGCTTATTTTTTCGGAAAAAGAAACTCAGACAGAGGAGCTGAAGGAAGTTTTATCTAAATATAAGGTTGGCGATATCGTTGACGGCGAAATTACGGGCGTGGTCGACTTCGGCATTTTTCTAAAAATAGAAGAGGGATTGGAAGGTTTGGCTCATATCTCCGAACTTTCGTGGTCTTTGGTTGAAGACCCGAGGACACTTTTTAACATAGGCGACAAAATAAAAGCCAAGATAATCGCTATTGAAAACGGAAAAATTTCACTTTCCATTAAAGCTCTGGAACCGGACCCATGGGTGAGGGCTAAAGAAAAATATAAAAAAGGCGACATCGTGCAGGGTGTGGTCATACGGCTGAACCGTTACGGCGCTCTGGTCGCGGTAGAAGAAGGTTTGGCCGGGTTGGTTCATATTTCGGAATTTGGAACCGAGAATACTATGCGCGAGAAAATAGAATTGGGCAAAACCTACCCGTTTCAAATAACCCTGTTTGAACCCGACGAGCGCAAGATGACTTTGGTGTACTTGGGCGACGTGGAAAAAGAAGTAAAGTCCGCCTAG
- a CDS encoding MBL fold metallo-hydrolase: MVITYYGLSCFKISSGEFVLVFDPPSKKSSFKSPRFRADAVLISHDHADHNGYEMISDKENGNPLKIDGPGEYEIKGMDITGVPSFHDPSSGKKLGRNTIYAAKIEDIKICHLGDFGEKELRNETLESIGTVDILFLPIGGKTVIDPENAVKIANLLEPKIIIPMHYEKKELSDFLKESGVETLKPEEKLTLKKKDLPEGKAEVKILKPAI, from the coding sequence ATGGTTATCACCTACTACGGCCTGTCGTGCTTTAAAATAAGTTCGGGAGAATTTGTTTTGGTTTTTGACCCTCCGTCAAAAAAATCCTCTTTTAAATCTCCGCGCTTCAGGGCTGACGCGGTATTAATAAGCCATGACCACGCCGACCATAACGGCTACGAAATGATCTCGGACAAAGAAAACGGCAATCCGCTCAAAATAGACGGCCCCGGGGAATACGAAATCAAAGGCATGGACATTACGGGCGTGCCTTCATTTCACGACCCTTCTTCCGGCAAAAAACTCGGCCGAAACACGATATACGCCGCGAAAATTGAGGATATAAAAATATGCCATTTGGGAGACTTCGGAGAGAAAGAACTCAGGAACGAAACTTTGGAATCCATAGGAACGGTGGATATATTATTTTTGCCGATAGGCGGAAAAACAGTTATTGACCCGGAAAATGCCGTAAAAATAGCAAATCTTCTGGAACCGAAAATAATCATACCGATGCATTATGAAAAAAAAGAACTGTCTGATTTCCTGAAAGAGTCGGGAGTTGAAACGCTGAAACCCGAAGAAAAACTTACTTTAAAGAAAAAAGATTTGCCGGAGGGTAAGGCGGAAGTAAAGATTTTAAAACCGGCTATTTAG